A region of the Silene latifolia isolate original U9 population chromosome 9, ASM4854445v1, whole genome shotgun sequence genome:
attaagcttgatttagcttctctttggttcattcctgcaaataagacaaaagaaaccaaagtagacaattcgggggacatttgtagctaaatactacacaaaatgcatagaaatgcgtgcaaataaagtacaaaatacctatataaaatgcacgcatcaaatctccccaaaccaaacctttgcttgtccccggcaacggcgccaaaatttaataccgtcgtcaggtaccaaaaataaaatacctagttacactaacagaagctagcagtaagtagggtcgatctccacagggaggcggtcactatctactcgtcaaTTCGGTCCGTTTGAGGTCACTAAactgggggtttgatttgatttaactaaactaatgagattgaagaaagagaaaagagtagaagaattaataagaaataaaggaaactaggattgtcggttcatcaataaacgccagttaattgcagctaaggtcacagatcagtcgatgtgtcggtctaaggggcaacgaatatctccttccagtctcaattcgccctaaaatactattagcttagcttccgccctcactaaagcatcctattgttcactgcgggtctcaccccttccaaccttccggtctaggtcaaggcttactaaaatttaaaaggctaaatgcatcgattcaattaGCAAGATGCagttaaagcagtgattaacaacatagacttaacaacaacgacaaatccgtaaacctaattagcgattaacatcggttcatcgactctcctaaatcctagcaggggaattagctagacatgaataaataaagaacaagaataaagggaagaagaacaataaaaattaattaaattaaagagaaaagggaaagaaagggttACGGAAATAAATCCGAAAATTAGAGATGAACAAAGTAGCAGTAGAAAAGTAACAAAAACAGTGTATTGGATGATTAGAGATCCTCAAATGTGTTTATCATCgtcctatttatagaggagacgattttatttgacctaatgacgaaataaaacaaaaagcccgagcccattagagaaaccactcgatcgagtgatttaaaaccactcgatcgagcagaatcagactcaaaccattcgatcgaatagaaaatctactcgatcgagcaaacactAAATAGACATTgttcgatcgactaaggaaagtgttcgatcgaccTATTATTCCATCCAAAACCATttgtaaagtactcgatcgagtgatttctaacttcagcagctcataatttcGTTAGTTCAGCTTTGACGTGtcctttttagctcccgaaacggcttcacgcacccaagacagctatatttccgctccaaattcactcttcctccaaatgcatgcaaaacggacggtaaatggctcgatttcactactttctggtccattcctgtaaatagaacaaaacaaaccaaagagCGTGTTAAGCGTTTCGTAagataaaactacgataataaagATAAAATACGTGCGTAAAAAAGTAAAAAGAACTAtaaaaaatgcacgtatcaaatggAGAGAATCCGGACTAATCAACTCAAGTCTGAATGAATTACACATTACTCCGCAAGTCCTATTCCTGGAACCCTATACAACAATTGTCAAGAAACAGACCCAATCCCTGAAATCAACCCTGATTTCCAAACAATCCCAGTTCGTACATCCCCTTCCCTTCTACTTTCTCAGTTTCGCCGCTCAAATCGTGTTTCTCTATCAAGGTAATATCGTTTCTCTCATTCCTatccttcgtttttttttttcgttggtTAATTCTCAATTAAAGTTGATTTGCCTTTGTAAACTtgtaaatatttattttgatttttcaattaaaGTTGGAGTAATTATTTTCAATATTAGCCTGTTCACTATAGGTCGATTTGTCAAGTATAAACTAATAAAGCTTGTCAAACTTGTTTAATTAAAATTATTCAAACTGAAATATCATTTATAATGGTCGTAGTATAAAATTTTAATTTAGATAATTTGTAATGATACTGATAATATAAATGATGGTTAACCAATGAACTATCAATTCATTACCGCATTTTACAAAATTCTACTTTTAACATGAGCATCACAACTCAGCATCTTGGTTGTTCCTTTTAATTGCCTGGGGTGTAAGGGGTTGGGGACTGGGGACTAGGGTGGGATGAGGATTTCCTTTGCCAGCCTACCATTACTTCCGTCACTGACTATTGACAATTTTTCCGACAATGTAGTAATAGTATCATTGAAATTTGTCAAAATCCGGGACTTGTTAGATTATGCTAACGAAGCTAATGATTGATTAGTAGGTGAAATCCAAAAACCCCAATTGCTACAGAAACACCGTATAGTTGACCTATACCTGTTTGAACAGCCAAGTCAAATCACAGTCTTCTCCCTTATTCGATAGCCAGAGCTAGCTCCTTGCCTGAAGGAAAGGATGGAAGCAAGCTTAATCAGAATAAATTTCAATTTTTCTTGTTGTTTATTAAATTATTGGAGATTATTTAAAGTGGTGGCTTGGGGATGATGTGGGCGATGGTCGAAAATTGATGACAGTGGAGACCTAGTTAATTGTGCTATCAATTATTTAGTTTTACTCTTATTACGTCATTTTTCTCTTTCCCACGGTAATAAAAATAACCAAATTGCAAACATGTATTCCATCGATACTTAAAAGTTAATTGTAAATGATCCTCTCAGGGAAGCCACTACTTTAGTAAAAGGTACTTCCCCATATGGACAATATATTTTGGAAAAGATTAGCAATGAAGAAACAATAAACCTATTCAAAAAACTTCACATGTGCCAAAACTTAGATAAATCTGCCGATACATCAACTCGTTCTTGTTTTCAATTAGTTATAAAAAATAGTGAGACAAATTTGGAGATCAAAACTAACATCTGATCTCCCAATGTCTTCCTTATAATTATAGCCCATATGTTAGGACAATCATACTTTCATTCTTTGGTTCTAAAGCTCATAAGAGTAGCTTCTCaattgttgttgatgatgaggctTTCTCATCAgcaatatttatttgcaaaattGAATATTGTGCTCCTTTGTAGTCACTGTAATTTGTATATGTTCATTGTCTAGATCCCTTTCGGTAGTTAAAAAGCCTTTTCTTTTGGTTTTTGGGTTCATTCTTTGGTTCTAAAGTGAGTTTTTGTAAGCCTTATTTTGCTATATATTTGGTTCAGTTTAGCCAAAACTCTTTTAAGTTCAGTAGTTACAGTTACAATGTTACAAATGCAACTAGTTAGAATCTAAAAATGCCTATTTATTTGTTTTAAAAAGTTTATCTCTATTTTTCAGTAGGGACTGAATGGGAAGCAAAGGTCGAATTCCGCCTCATCTTATGAGGCACCCACTTCCTGGTCCTGGTGTGGGGCATCCGGACCCATTTGGAGCTGCTGTACGGCCACCACTTGGTAGATTTCCTCCCGTCGAGATGTTGCCTCCACCTGAAATCATGGAGCAAAAGCTTGCTTCTCAGCATATGGAAATGGAGAGGCTTGCAACAGAGAACCAAAGACTTGCTGCTACCCATGGGACATTGAGACAACAACTTGCCGCGGCCCAGCAGGAGCTGCAAATGTTGGAATCACAATTTCAAGTCGCTAAGTCTGAGAGAGACCAACAAATGCGAGCGCTTTGGGACAGAATGTCGAAGATGGAAATAGAATTGCAGTCTGCAGACCGCCTTAAACTAGATCTCCAGCAGGCAAAGTCTGAGGCCCAGAGCTTGGTTGAAGTGAGGCAAGAACTCATTTCCAAAGTGCAACAAGTAACCGATGAGCTTCGCAGAGCCCATGTAGATGTTCAACAAATACCTTTGCTTATGTCTGAACTTAATCATCTCAGACAAGAATTTCATCAGTGCAGGTTCCAGTTTTTTCAACATATTTATTGTCTATCTTTTTTATTCAGAATTTTAATATATGTCCCAACTTAACAAATCTGATGACAGCTGGGTTGATGTCTCATAAAGTTATCATGATATTTCTCCTTCATTTAATCACTTTGATAATTGGAAATGATATTTTCTCTTGCAGGGCTACATACGAGCATGAACGGAAAGTTTATGCCGACCATTTAGAATCACTTCAAGTTATGGACAAGGAATATAGAAGAATGGGTGATGAGGTGACAAGACTTCGAGCGGAATTAACTAAGACTGCCAATATTGATAAAAACTCTGGTATGTTGACTTCTGTTTGCTGTTATGCGGCTTTTGTTTCATTCATCTCAGTCTGGCAATATATATTTTTTCATTCACCTCCATTTTTCAATCAGTAGTTTCCTTAACCACTGCCCAACACGTATGTTCTGTTGATGACATAACAAAATCCGTTTCCGGTAAAAAAGTCAAAagattttttgtgtttgactagCCACTCAAatctttatttaatttttttttcaaatgtctTTTTTTCGCTCGTTAATTCAAGtccaattttcaaaaattttccccAAATTCGTTCAAGGTTGGAATTTTGCCTTCGTCTAATTCCCCGGTAGCTGGTCTAATTATTCTTTCACATGAACTTATGATGCAGATTTTACATTTTCATCTACCAATATTCTTCATTCTCGGGTTAGAACTAAGAATAAAGCCTAATTGGGATGAAAATTTGACAAGAGTTGGATGTCTAACAATAATGCTAGATAACATGTTAGGTAGCCTTTTGCAACATGCATGGTATTAACTATCGTCCGTTACAAGACACTACCGATATTAATCCGATACATAAAAAGCCTCCAATAATAGCCGACAGTTGGCCGACATGTGCCGGTCTGTGTTAACCCGACTCTCCGACACGGGTGTAGTGTCTGACGCGTGTCGAGTGTCGGATACGGCTATTTTGtgcggatttttcaattttttggtctaAAGTAAAGTATCGAAGTGTCGTGTTGGTATCGGACCAATAGGTGTCGGATACGCGACACAACGgctaagtgaagtgtcggagtaacataggtgCCGGTCAATACAAGATTGTTTAAGCTGAGTCTGGACAATACAGTCTATATGTATAAAAACTTGCTGCTTTAAACTATGGCATTGAATGCACCACCGCGTTATAGTACGCAACCATGGTTTGTGACTTATACGACAATCTAAAATTATGGTTCCATGGAAGAAACATTAAGTAGCTTTTTGACAGGCAAACccttttatcattatgtttaaATCTTTATGTACTCATTTCTCCTCTCTGATGTAGCCTATGGTGGTGGAGCTGGATATGGGAAGGTTGATCCCTCTGCTTACAGCACTCCAACCCCAAGTTCGcatgaaaataattatggaaCACAACAGGTAAAGTGTTTACAATCATTTAGTAACTATCTGGCATTCTGGCTGCCACAGCGCTTGTAGCAACTTTTTATTCTATTTTTATGGGTACATATTTCGGTGCTTCAGATCTGTGCAGATTGTTGGCTATAAATGTGATATTTATGAATTATCCTAAAGTTCTTTTTAGTCCGACTTTGTAGTTTAATTGATCTGTAAATTAAATTTCAATTGCCCCAATATGTTTATTGCCTTAATGGTGGCATTTTGTGTAATCTCACTTAATCAGGACAATTTAGGCATGAACTATATAATAAGGATATTTGTGCTTAGATTTTAGCGGACCAAGAAGGAATGTGGCACTTAGAAATTGAGTGTTGGCAGAGTAGTATCACCCAGTTCAGAGTTCAATTAAATGTACGCTGGTTTTTCTTTTTTATGAATTAAGCTGGCATGTTGCTTCAATGTAATATCATAATTTTCATCCCTCCACACAGCTAAGCTATTTATAAGCCCGACATTTGGACTCATGTATCGGTGTCCTATTGGGTGTATATCTAAGTGTGAACTTCTCATGACTCAATTTTTAGATGCCTGGACAATTCTTAAATGAAAACATGGGTTCACTAGTTTACGCATTCCAGTTAGGATGTATCAATGAATTGTATACGTGTCACTAGGGGTGACAATGAGACGAGACAGTTCACGAGCAACGAgcgcttaacgagtcaagccgagctaACGTTGGCTTGACTCAAAAAGCTCgtgagcggctcgaacttgtgtgattagataagatttTGCTcttattttatgatttttttttaatatgatTATATCTTTGTATCACCTTATCATATGGTCTCATTGATTTGTCCAATATTTTTATTTTGGAATTTTCTACGGTGTACCCTTGTGTTTTTTCCAAATCTACCATATACCCTCGGTTTTTAAGAAACATCTAATATACCCCTAAACTCCTAGATTATTTTCTTAAATACCCAAAGTATCCTAATTTGGGATTTTTAAGGGTTAAATATTGTCACATAAAAATGTATATTGATGAGTAAATGATGATTATGTTGATGGCTCAGTGTATTTCGGATGAGTGATCAACTAAAATCGACCAAATATTATATTTAAAATTGTAAAGTCTGGGCATTTAGGGTATTTCTAGAGCATTTTACAGAGTTTAGGGTTATCTTCTGTGTTTCTAAATCTGAGGGTATATTGTAGAATTCGAATAAACAGgagggtatatcatagaaaaatCCTTTTATTTTTAACCATCAAATCCTGTTATTGAATATATCgaatgaaaaaataataattacaaattatatataGGCCTTAGTTTAAAAAAGCGCGCCTTGAGTGCGCCTAAGGCGCTCCTTGGATGAGGCACTAACCAAAACGCCTCGGTGCGTTTTAGGCTCTCTTTTTAGACAAGGCTCACCTAACAAGAGTTACAAGACTAACTAGTATCCACTTTCCATATCTTTTAGACAAGGCTCACTATTCTTTTCCCTATTATTCCCAACTTTAGTCCTTGACATGTTAGCCAACTTGAAAACTCCTAAAAAGGCTATTGTTGCCCAAATATTTATTTGGAAATTACAAATTTGTTATAAAAAATAGGGCGCCTCCCGTGCAAAAGGTGCACGCCTTCGCCTTGCTCTTTGCGCCTCGGCCCCCTAGCGCCTCGTTGCGCCTTGCACATTTTCAAACTAAGATATAGGCTCAAGCTCGAGTTCGGCTCGAGCTCATGTTTATGCTCGTGAGCTTGTTAATGAGCACATTTTTTGCAAGCTCGGATGAGCTCGAAATTGGCTCGAGCTCGAGTTTTGATTcatgagcacaagccgagcaaggccaagctcagGCTAGGCTAGGCTaggctcggctcggctcgttgTCACCCCTACGTGTCACTTTTCAGCTAATAATTTGTTTGTGAGGTAAAATAAATTGCCAATATTTTGTTTGTGAGGTAACACTTTTATATCCTTACGCCCATCCACTAAGCTATTGTCATAGCCACCCCCTCACCAGTGATGAGCACCATTACATTCGACAGTCCACCAGTCCACCTTGACCCACTTCGTCCTCCCTGTTGACCTCCACCACACACCACCACAATCCACCACGACCCACCTCAGTCTATCCTTCTCCTCCCTCAATGTCCCTTCAACTACAAAACCCTCCCTCAATTTTCAACCTGAATCTCCCTCAACCCCCCTTAACATCCACCTTCCCCAAACTCAATGAATTTGACGACCACAGTGCCCAACCCGAAAACAGAAAACACCAAAGGCCATCATGAGTCATGAACACTCCAAACACCAGATCCCCTAAAATAACCCACGtaaaataaatgaagaaaaatgaaATCGGTAGCAGAGGAAAAGATCCAGAAATGATAAGACTCTTCGTACTTGTGCCTTTCACATTTTGACATTTTTGCTACAACAGATGACCATAAGCCAAAGTTTGGGAATATTGAGTTGGAGTAAATTTAGGAATTTGTTGATAACTAAGTTAATAGTGAGATGGTTGTAGACTTGCAGTGAGTGATTAATAGATCAGATGTGAATCATGTGATGAGAAGAGACGTAGTCTGATATTAGTGATGGAGATCATGTTATCTGAGTTCTAGTGTGCTGAAAAGTAAGCGACAGAGACAGGAGGAGAGAGAGGTAGAAGTTAAAAGTTTTGCTTGCTGAAGGAGTTAGCTGGTAGCTGGTTAGGGAAGGGAAGGGATAGAAAATGTAAGTGTGTACATATCACCATTGCCTTGGgtctttttggaaaaaaaaaacaactcatTGACTGGAGTCTGGGATAAAGAGAGTACGAAAAGCTTCCT
Encoded here:
- the LOC141600243 gene encoding protein FLX-like 2, with the protein product MGSKGRIPPHLMRHPLPGPGVGHPDPFGAAVRPPLGRFPPVEMLPPPEIMEQKLASQHMEMERLATENQRLAATHGTLRQQLAAAQQELQMLESQFQVAKSERDQQMRALWDRMSKMEIELQSADRLKLDLQQAKSEAQSLVEVRQELISKVQQVTDELRRAHVDVQQIPLLMSELNHLRQEFHQCRATYEHERKVYADHLESLQVMDKEYRRMGDEVTRLRAELTKTANIDKNSAYGGGAGYGKVDPSAYSTPTPSSHENNYGTQQVHASFPGGSAASIPVAAGAGVVASSGATPTYAASQPGAPNARAGYDAQMIPNYGAQRGPIYDSSRGPPYDPQSAQVYNTQKVSGYDPYRGVNYDMQRPPPYDPQRAGPYEIPQTANYDPNFRGGALPPPGQPPANNMPYGTAAAPAPAPAPTPAAAGRTGTENEAQSRGATASRR